In Aequorivita sp. H23M31, a single window of DNA contains:
- a CDS encoding MlaE family ABC transporter permease, whose amino-acid sequence MKYLHDIGSYFLMLKKVFGSYTKTSVLRHLIFKEINDLIISSLPIVAFISFFVGGVVAIQTALNMDNPIIPKSLIGFATRQSVILEFAPTFMSIIMAGKVGSFITSSIGSMRVTEQIDALEVMGINSLNYLVFPKIVALMFYPFVIVISMFLGIFGGWVAGVYGGFTSSSDFLQGIQEDFIPYQLFYAFFKTLVFSFILATVPSWQGFYMKGGALEVGKASTNSFVWTSVLIIASNYIITQLLLSS is encoded by the coding sequence ATGAAGTATTTACACGATATTGGCTCCTACTTTTTGATGTTGAAAAAGGTGTTTGGCAGTTATACCAAAACATCCGTGCTTCGACATCTTATATTTAAGGAAATTAATGATTTAATTATTAGCTCCTTACCTATCGTGGCTTTTATCTCTTTCTTTGTGGGAGGGGTTGTGGCAATTCAAACTGCCCTGAATATGGATAATCCCATTATTCCAAAAAGTCTGATTGGTTTTGCTACCCGTCAATCGGTAATCCTAGAGTTTGCTCCCACTTTTATGTCCATTATTATGGCAGGAAAGGTAGGCTCTTTTATTACTTCCAGCATTGGTTCTATGCGGGTTACAGAACAAATTGATGCCCTCGAGGTTATGGGAATCAACTCCCTTAATTATCTGGTATTCCCAAAAATTGTCGCCTTGATGTTTTATCCGTTCGTCATTGTTATTTCAATGTTTTTAGGAATTTTCGGAGGATGGGTTGCTGGAGTTTACGGAGGTTTTACAAGTTCTTCCGATTTTCTGCAAGGTATTCAGGAAGATTTTATTCCGTATCAACTTTTTTACGCTTTCTTTAAAACTTTGGTTTTCTCTTTCATTTTAGCTACCGTACCATCCTGGCAGGGCTTCTATATGAAAGGTGGAGCTCTGGAAGTTGGGAAAGCAAGTACCAATTCCTTTGTGTGGACCAGCGTATTGATTATCGCCTCTAACTATATAATCACCCAACTCCTTTTAAGCTCATGA
- a CDS encoding LamG-like jellyroll fold domain-containing protein has protein sequence MKQITFLLLLISFPCLSQIDRNMLLHYKFDGNTLDETANNFHGLPSNITYVEDRFGNENSAVYFNGTNSFVDLPNVQELKPQLPVSFSFWIKYDSSNYQDRAVFNTSFEEDISSGIFFNAEAVSGKYGVSFGDGSFAYTPNTRRSYTSNQTVVNNIWHNITLVINGPLEMEIYIDCKEAGGTYSGFGGDLFYSLTPGSLGRHDRDLANPADYFRGSMDDFKFWDRALNQEEIYLLCENLGTPEIKESSFIIHPNPAQNLLQIEGIWDEDTSFQIFDSFGKLVRSHSLTRETDISDLSNGLYYVKFISDRKIYTRKLIVK, from the coding sequence ATGAAACAAATTACATTTCTCTTACTCCTTATTTCATTTCCTTGCCTCTCCCAAATAGATCGAAATATGTTGTTGCATTATAAATTTGATGGCAACACCTTGGATGAAACCGCTAATAACTTCCATGGATTACCCAGCAATATAACCTATGTTGAAGATCGTTTTGGAAACGAAAATTCGGCGGTTTATTTTAATGGGACAAATAGTTTTGTCGATTTGCCTAACGTTCAAGAATTGAAACCTCAATTGCCCGTATCGTTTTCCTTTTGGATTAAATATGATAGTAGCAATTACCAGGATAGAGCTGTTTTTAACACATCGTTTGAGGAAGATATAAGTTCTGGTATCTTTTTCAATGCTGAAGCCGTTAGTGGAAAATACGGAGTAAGTTTTGGCGATGGCTCTTTTGCTTACACGCCAAATACCCGCAGATCGTATACCAGCAACCAAACGGTAGTTAATAATATATGGCATAATATTACGCTGGTAATCAATGGCCCTTTGGAAATGGAAATATATATTGACTGCAAAGAGGCCGGGGGAACTTACAGTGGTTTTGGAGGAGATTTATTCTACTCCCTTACTCCGGGTAGCTTGGGGAGACATGATCGGGATTTAGCTAATCCGGCAGATTACTTTAGAGGTTCTATGGACGACTTTAAGTTTTGGGATAGAGCTCTTAATCAAGAGGAAATTTATCTTCTTTGCGAGAATCTAGGTACTCCTGAAATAAAAGAATCATCCTTTATTATTCATCCGAATCCTGCTCAAAATCTTTTGCAAATTGAAGGAATTTGGGATGAGGACACCTCATTTCAAATCTTTGATTCCTTCGGTAAATTAGTTCGCTCCCACTCTTTAACAAGAGAAACGGATATTAGCGACTTATCAAATGGATTATATTATGTGAAATTTATAAGCGATAGGAAAATCTATACCCGAAAGTTAATCGTAAAATAA
- a CDS encoding DUF389 domain-containing protein, which translates to MVDSTDKDEINITPNEAESEFSSTKGKVWVDIKKFLWELFDIQSDSDRDATIEAVKKDIPFKGHTAWILIFSIFVASIGLNVSSTAVVIGAMLISPLMGPIVGIGLGVAINDVGMMRRSLINLAVMVFLSVLTAFLYFKLSPLTEETPELLARTYPTILDVLIAIFGGLGLIVAKTKSGTIASVIFGVAIATALMPPLCTVGYGLAVGNASYAGGALYLFSINAVFIALSTFIVSKILRFPMVAYANSKRRKRTSQIATLIAIAVMIPSVWLFIKLLDQQVFETKAKEFVRTIIKYEGAEIVKFTHDYKSKDIDVYLIGRPVPQAKITEWLSKLEETDKMNDVKLRIYQGADQSGEMAARLSGEVKAGILEDLYVKNEKLIQSKEERIRFLEDQIAMMKIKSVPFKQLSEEIQINYDGLESFGFSNKITTNFDKIDTLPVISLLWKSNVPLKQRKANTIKIEKWLKLKMKLDTLLIESP; encoded by the coding sequence ATGGTTGATTCAACTGATAAAGACGAAATAAATATCACTCCCAATGAAGCGGAAAGTGAATTCAGCTCCACGAAGGGGAAGGTGTGGGTGGATATTAAAAAATTTCTATGGGAATTGTTCGACATTCAATCCGATTCGGATCGCGATGCTACAATAGAAGCCGTAAAGAAGGATATTCCTTTTAAGGGCCATACGGCGTGGATTTTGATTTTCTCCATCTTCGTTGCTTCCATTGGATTAAATGTGAGCAGTACCGCTGTGGTAATAGGAGCGATGCTTATTTCCCCTTTAATGGGACCTATTGTGGGCATTGGTTTGGGCGTAGCTATTAATGACGTTGGAATGATGCGCCGATCGCTTATCAACTTGGCGGTAATGGTTTTCTTGAGTGTCCTTACGGCTTTTCTCTATTTTAAGCTCTCTCCTCTCACAGAAGAAACTCCCGAATTATTGGCCAGGACCTATCCTACCATTCTCGATGTGCTCATAGCGATTTTTGGTGGCTTGGGATTGATTGTTGCAAAGACCAAAAGCGGCACTATAGCAAGTGTGATTTTTGGAGTTGCCATTGCTACTGCCTTAATGCCCCCACTATGTACGGTGGGTTATGGTTTGGCGGTAGGTAATGCTTCGTATGCTGGAGGAGCGCTATATCTGTTTTCTATCAATGCTGTCTTTATCGCTCTTTCTACTTTTATTGTTTCGAAGATTCTTCGCTTTCCCATGGTGGCCTATGCAAATAGCAAAAGACGAAAAAGAACTTCGCAAATTGCTACCTTGATTGCAATTGCGGTGATGATTCCCAGCGTCTGGTTGTTCATTAAGTTATTGGACCAACAGGTTTTTGAAACTAAGGCCAAGGAATTTGTCCGTACGATCATTAAGTATGAAGGAGCTGAAATTGTAAAATTCACCCACGATTATAAGTCGAAGGATATTGATGTCTACCTTATAGGACGTCCCGTGCCGCAAGCCAAAATAACAGAGTGGCTATCAAAACTGGAAGAAACGGATAAGATGAATGATGTGAAGTTGCGAATTTATCAAGGTGCGGACCAGAGTGGGGAAATGGCGGCACGACTTTCTGGTGAAGTGAAAGCTGGAATTTTAGAGGACTTATACGTTAAAAATGAAAAATTGATTCAATCGAAGGAAGAACGAATCCGATTTCTGGAAGATCAGATTGCCATGATGAAAATCAAAAGCGTTCCTTTTAAACAATTGAGCGAGGAAATCCAGATCAATTACGACGGATTGGAAAGTTTCGGATTTTCAAATAAGATAACGACCAATTTTGATAAAATCGACACCCTTCCGGTAATAAGTTTACTTTGGAAATCTAACGTTCCCCTAAAACAGCGAAAGGCAAATACTATTAAAATTGAAAAATGGCTAAAGCTAAAAATGAAATTGGATACCCTGCTAATCGAAAGTCCCTAG
- a CDS encoding 3-oxoacyl-ACP synthase III family protein: MNVKITGIGSYIPSTVAKNEEFGKHHFYNSDGTPFGQENETIIKKFKAITGISERRYIPKDLSTSDMATFAAEKAIQDAGIDKEDLDYIIVAHNYGDIKSGSVQSDTVPSLATRVKHNLKINKPTCVCYDMLFGCPGWLESVIHANSFIKSGIAKKCLVIGSEALSRVIDPHDRDSMIYSDGAGASILEATEEDGGILSHFSATYAFDEAHFIFFGESNNLENKDNRRYIKMFGRKIYEFALNHVPDAMKTCLEQSGYGIDDVKMIFIHQANEKMDEAIVNRFYKLFGKTTPHKIMPMSINKLGNSSVATIPTLYDLVLNKQMEGYFVQKGDVVIFASVGAGMNINSVVYKI, encoded by the coding sequence ATGAATGTAAAAATAACAGGAATAGGCAGTTATATCCCGAGTACAGTTGCTAAGAATGAGGAATTTGGCAAGCACCACTTCTATAATTCGGACGGAACCCCTTTTGGCCAAGAAAATGAGACGATCATTAAAAAATTTAAGGCCATTACAGGAATTTCGGAAAGACGCTATATTCCCAAGGATTTGAGCACTTCGGATATGGCAACCTTTGCCGCGGAAAAGGCCATTCAGGATGCGGGGATTGATAAGGAAGACCTCGATTACATAATCGTGGCCCATAATTATGGCGATATCAAAAGTGGTTCTGTACAGAGCGATACGGTACCCAGTCTTGCTACAAGAGTTAAACACAATTTAAAGATAAACAAACCTACCTGTGTTTGTTATGATATGCTTTTTGGTTGTCCGGGTTGGTTGGAAAGTGTTATCCACGCCAATTCATTTATAAAATCGGGCATAGCCAAAAAATGCTTGGTAATTGGCTCAGAAGCGCTTTCTCGAGTAATAGATCCTCACGATCGCGATTCGATGATCTACAGTGACGGGGCAGGCGCATCAATACTGGAAGCAACTGAAGAAGATGGAGGTATTCTCTCTCATTTTAGTGCCACTTACGCTTTTGATGAAGCACATTTTATCTTCTTTGGAGAAAGTAATAATTTGGAAAATAAGGATAATCGGCGCTATATAAAGATGTTCGGTCGAAAGATTTACGAATTCGCGCTAAATCATGTACCCGATGCAATGAAAACTTGTTTGGAACAAAGTGGCTACGGAATCGATGATGTAAAAATGATCTTTATCCATCAGGCCAATGAAAAAATGGACGAGGCGATTGTTAATCGTTTTTATAAGCTTTTTGGTAAAACCACTCCCCATAAAATCATGCCAATGAGCATCAATAAATTGGGAAATAGTAGTGTAGCGACAATTCCTACTTTATACGATTTAGTGTTGAACAAGCAAATGGAAGGTTATTTCGTTCAGAAAGGAGATGTCGTAATTTTCGCCAGTGTTGGCGCAGGCATGAATATAAATTCGGTAGTTTATAAAATATAG
- a CDS encoding ABC transporter ATP-binding protein, giving the protein MIKVDDVHKGFGDEKILKGITTEFDRGKTNLIIGQSGSGKTVLLKCLLGLFKPEQGRIYYEDKAIQDMDDEEQRQLREKIGMLFQGGALFDSMNIEENVMFPLRMFTKQKKSELLDKVNTVLKRVNLENVNKKFPAEISGGMQKRVSIARAIVNDPKFLFCDEPNSGLDPKTATLIDNLIQEITHENNITTIVVTHDMNSVMEIGEKVVLLKEGKLAWQGTNEEIFKTDNEDVTNFVYSSDLFKKIREVQNKEA; this is encoded by the coding sequence ATGATAAAAGTTGACGATGTACATAAAGGTTTTGGAGATGAAAAAATCCTAAAAGGAATTACTACAGAATTCGATCGTGGTAAGACCAATCTGATTATTGGACAGAGCGGTAGCGGAAAAACCGTTTTGCTCAAATGTCTTTTGGGTCTCTTCAAACCAGAACAAGGCCGAATTTATTACGAGGATAAGGCTATTCAGGATATGGATGATGAGGAACAGCGTCAACTCCGTGAAAAAATTGGTATGCTCTTTCAGGGAGGTGCACTTTTCGACTCTATGAATATCGAAGAGAATGTAATGTTTCCACTTCGTATGTTTACCAAGCAGAAAAAATCAGAATTACTGGATAAGGTGAATACGGTTTTAAAAAGAGTAAATCTTGAAAATGTAAATAAAAAATTTCCCGCCGAAATCTCTGGAGGAATGCAGAAACGGGTTTCAATTGCTCGAGCCATTGTAAACGACCCAAAATTTCTATTTTGTGATGAGCCAAACTCAGGCCTCGACCCAAAAACGGCAACCCTTATTGACAATCTAATTCAGGAGATTACCCACGAAAATAATATTACGACAATAGTTGTAACCCACGATATGAACTCGGTAATGGAGATAGGAGAAAAAGTGGTTTTATTGAAAGAAGGAAAACTGGCCTGGCAAGGTACCAATGAAGAAATATTTAAGACTGATAATGAAGATGTAACCAATTTTGTTTACTCTTCAGACCTCTTCAAAAAAATTCGGGAAGTTCAGAATAAGGAAGCCTAG
- a CDS encoding class I SAM-dependent methyltransferase — MYEGNFPKKRYKHTLLFLNEVISKNDKILDLGVKNPFSELLIKEGFKVTNTKGEDLDLETSIVKTKEFDVITAFEIFEHMVAPFNILKDIEAKKLVASIPLRLWFSPAYRSKTDKWDRHFHEFEDWQFDWLLEKSGWRIIKREKFTNPVNKMGIRPLLRKFTPRYYLVYAERI; from the coding sequence ATGTACGAAGGAAATTTTCCCAAGAAAAGATATAAGCATACCCTCCTTTTTTTAAATGAAGTAATTTCCAAAAATGATAAAATTCTGGACCTAGGCGTAAAAAATCCCTTTTCGGAACTTCTAATCAAGGAAGGTTTTAAGGTAACTAATACCAAAGGAGAAGATCTAGACCTGGAAACCAGTATCGTAAAAACTAAGGAATTCGACGTAATCACAGCATTTGAAATATTTGAACATATGGTTGCCCCGTTTAATATCCTAAAAGATATTGAAGCTAAAAAATTGGTCGCCTCAATTCCATTAAGACTTTGGTTTTCTCCTGCTTATAGAAGTAAAACAGACAAATGGGACCGTCATTTTCACGAGTTTGAAGATTGGCAATTTGATTGGCTTCTTGAAAAATCCGGATGGCGAATTATAAAACGGGAAAAATTTACAAATCCTGTCAACAAAATGGGAATCCGACCTTTGTTAAGAAAGTTTACACCACGATACTATTTAGTTTATGCCGAACGGATTTAA
- a CDS encoding alkaline phosphatase, producing MNFKFSFLIVAFSLSLITSSCVTVQVTDNTVIGSEFAINETKPKNIILLIGDGMGLSQVSAAIYYKDGKPNFERFSTVGLSKTSSSSDLVTDSAAGATVFSAGVKTYNGAIGVDRDTIAVPTIVEQLSGDGYSTGIVATSSIQHATPASFFAHVKHRRMYEEITEFAPNSGVDFFAGGGLKFFNDRKDKRNLLDSMKARGYTVITDKLPTKNVPGKELILLDQDGMPKMSEGRGDFLPKATELALAKLSQNEKGFFLMVEGSQIDWGGHSNDADYLIEELLDFDKTIGVALDFAKKNGETLVIVTADHETGGFTLSTDGGNYNKIKPTFSTKGHSGTMVPVFAEGPGASLFNGIYESNEIYFKMMEALGRQIDSL from the coding sequence ATGAATTTCAAGTTTTCCTTTCTCATAGTTGCATTTTCTCTTTCTCTAATTACATCTTCTTGTGTTACCGTGCAGGTCACTGATAATACTGTAATAGGTTCTGAGTTTGCCATAAATGAGACAAAACCTAAAAATATTATTCTGTTAATTGGTGATGGGATGGGGCTTAGTCAAGTTTCAGCGGCCATATATTACAAAGACGGCAAACCGAATTTTGAACGTTTCTCCACAGTTGGTCTGAGCAAAACCTCTTCATCTTCCGATTTAGTAACAGATTCAGCTGCAGGAGCAACGGTATTTTCGGCAGGAGTAAAAACCTATAACGGCGCTATAGGCGTGGACCGCGATACAATTGCCGTCCCAACCATTGTCGAGCAACTGTCAGGAGACGGCTACAGCACAGGAATAGTTGCCACTTCTTCCATACAACATGCCACTCCTGCTTCATTTTTTGCTCACGTAAAACACAGAAGAATGTATGAGGAGATAACAGAATTTGCACCAAATTCCGGAGTTGATTTCTTTGCTGGTGGTGGATTAAAATTTTTTAATGATCGCAAGGACAAAAGGAATCTGCTGGATAGCATGAAAGCGAGAGGTTATACCGTAATAACGGATAAACTTCCAACTAAAAATGTTCCGGGAAAGGAATTAATCCTCTTGGACCAAGATGGAATGCCAAAAATGAGCGAAGGTAGAGGTGATTTCCTGCCCAAAGCAACAGAGCTAGCACTTGCCAAACTTTCACAAAATGAAAAAGGCTTTTTCTTGATGGTTGAAGGTAGCCAAATAGATTGGGGCGGACATAGCAACGATGCCGATTATTTAATAGAGGAACTATTGGATTTCGACAAAACCATTGGGGTGGCTTTGGATTTTGCAAAGAAAAATGGAGAAACATTGGTAATAGTTACCGCAGACCATGAAACAGGTGGTTTTACATTATCCACCGATGGAGGAAATTACAACAAGATAAAACCCACCTTTTCCACAAAAGGTCATTCAGGAACAATGGTCCCTGTATTTGCTGAAGGGCCAGGAGCTTCCTTATTTAATGGCATTTATGAGAGCAATGAAATTTATTTTAAAATGATGGAAGCATTGGGAAGACAAATTGATTCTCTATAA
- a CDS encoding glycosyltransferase family 2 protein, which yields MDFCIIIPVYNEEAYLERALQSFVDQTVIPTKIIVVNDGSTDGTQKIINSFSEKHAFIEGTTSHSTNLHEPGSKVVNAFYTGYKLLDSRFDFIGKFDADIILPPDYFEKVLALISSDEKIGIAGGNLYIQKGNDWGFEAISKKTKVRGPIKLYRWDCFKDIGGLKKSIGWDTVDELLAQYHGWKIKTDTSLHVKHLKPTGEAYSSAARFKQGEAFYKMRYGFWLTFIASGKLASQKRSFRFFLDSLRGYKKAKEENSDFIISDEEGSFVRKLRWNNILRKIGLR from the coding sequence ATGGATTTCTGCATCATCATTCCTGTATATAATGAAGAGGCTTACTTAGAAAGGGCACTTCAATCTTTTGTTGACCAAACGGTTATTCCCACGAAAATAATTGTTGTTAACGATGGCTCAACGGATGGTACACAGAAAATAATAAATTCCTTTTCTGAAAAACACGCATTCATCGAAGGCACTACCTCGCATTCCACAAACTTACATGAACCGGGATCTAAAGTGGTAAATGCATTTTACACGGGATATAAATTGCTTGATAGTCGTTTTGATTTTATCGGAAAATTCGATGCCGATATAATTTTACCGCCAGATTATTTCGAAAAAGTTTTAGCGCTAATTTCTTCTGATGAAAAAATTGGGATCGCTGGAGGTAACCTCTATATTCAAAAGGGAAATGACTGGGGATTTGAAGCGATCTCCAAAAAAACAAAAGTGCGCGGCCCAATAAAATTATATCGATGGGATTGTTTTAAGGATATTGGGGGTCTGAAGAAATCTATTGGCTGGGATACCGTTGATGAACTTCTAGCACAATACCACGGTTGGAAGATAAAAACCGATACCTCATTGCACGTAAAACATCTAAAACCCACTGGGGAGGCTTACAGTTCGGCTGCACGTTTTAAGCAAGGAGAAGCGTTTTATAAAATGCGTTATGGTTTTTGGCTTACTTTTATTGCTTCAGGTAAGCTAGCCTCCCAAAAAAGAAGTTTTCGCTTCTTTCTGGATTCTTTGCGAGGATATAAGAAAGCAAAGGAAGAAAATTCGGATTTTATAATTTCAGATGAGGAAGGTTCGTTTGTTAGAAAACTTCGCTGGAATAACATTCTTCGAAAGATCGGACTTCGCTAA
- the gcvP gene encoding aminomethyl-transferring glycine dehydrogenase produces MNTDIFALRHIGPRESDLPQMLETVGASSLDQLMYETVPDDILIKKALDLDVAMSEQEYLEHITELSSKNKIFKTYIGLGYNEAIMPPVIQRNVLENPGWYTAYTPYQAEIAQGRLEALLNFQTAITDLTGMELANASLLDESTAAAEAMSLLFAVREKEKKQQNASKFFVSEEILPQTLALLQTRSEPIGIELVVGNHEEFDFAEDFFGAILQYPGRTGKVHNYKDFIQKANDAQIKVAVAADILSLVMLESPGNFGVDVVVGTTQRFGIPLGYGGPHAAYFATKEEYKRNIPGRIIGVSKDADGNRALRMALQTREQHIKRDKATSNICTAQVLLAVMAGMYTVYHGPEGLKYIAQKVHNTAVTLASNLEKLGFEQINETFFDTIAIKTDATKIKFLAEAKEVNFYYPDNATVSISINETTTIKDLNKILSIFSEAVKKDSQKITELEIGNKIPEEVARKTEFLQQDVFNSYHSETDMMRYIKKLERRDLSLTHSMIALGSCTMKLNAAAEMLPLSDPMWGNMHPFVPVEQAEGYQFVLKKLEKQLTEITGFAATSLQPNSGAQGEFAGLMVIRAYHESRGDTHRNICLIPSSAHGTNPASAVMAGMKVVVTKSTDEGNIDVEDLREKAVKYKDNLACLMVTYPSTHGVYESAIREITGIIHENGGQVYMDGANMNAQVGLTNPGAIGADVCHLNLHKTFAIPHGGGGPGVGPICVAKQLAPFLPSNPIIKTGGEEAISAISAAPFGSSLVCLISYAYICMLGVNGLKKATQYAILNANYIKERLNGHYEVLYAGERGRAAHEMIVDCRPFKEKGIEVTDIAKRLIDYGFHAPTVSFPIAGTLMIEPTESESKVSLDQFCDAMISIRREIESVEKDNPNNVLKNSPHTLQLLTADNWDFPYTRKEAAFPMDYLSENKFWPSVRRIDDAFGDRNLICTCDPIESYMEA; encoded by the coding sequence ATGAATACAGATATCTTTGCTTTAAGGCATATCGGTCCCCGAGAAAGTGACCTTCCCCAAATGCTGGAGACCGTTGGTGCCAGTTCTCTTGATCAATTGATGTATGAAACCGTTCCTGATGATATCTTGATAAAAAAAGCGCTCGATCTTGATGTTGCTATGAGCGAACAAGAATATTTGGAACATATAACTGAGCTATCCTCCAAAAATAAAATATTTAAAACCTACATAGGCTTAGGCTATAACGAGGCTATTATGCCGCCTGTAATTCAGCGGAACGTCCTTGAAAATCCAGGATGGTACACTGCGTACACTCCTTATCAGGCAGAGATTGCCCAAGGGAGATTGGAAGCCTTATTGAATTTCCAAACTGCAATTACGGATCTTACCGGAATGGAGCTTGCCAATGCATCTCTATTGGACGAGTCTACTGCTGCTGCAGAAGCCATGTCATTGCTCTTCGCCGTTCGCGAAAAAGAAAAGAAGCAACAGAATGCTTCAAAATTCTTTGTTTCAGAAGAAATTCTTCCTCAAACTCTTGCACTTCTACAAACGCGCTCAGAACCGATAGGTATTGAACTTGTGGTAGGCAATCACGAAGAATTTGATTTTGCCGAGGATTTCTTCGGCGCTATTCTTCAATATCCTGGACGTACCGGAAAGGTGCATAACTATAAAGATTTTATCCAAAAAGCCAATGACGCGCAAATAAAAGTAGCCGTTGCAGCGGATATTTTGAGTTTGGTAATGTTGGAATCTCCTGGAAATTTTGGAGTGGATGTAGTTGTAGGAACAACCCAACGATTTGGAATTCCGTTAGGATATGGAGGACCTCATGCCGCCTATTTTGCTACGAAAGAAGAATACAAAAGAAATATTCCTGGACGCATTATTGGGGTAAGCAAAGACGCAGATGGCAACCGTGCCTTGCGTATGGCGCTTCAGACAAGAGAACAGCATATAAAAAGAGACAAGGCAACATCCAACATTTGTACGGCACAGGTTCTTCTCGCGGTTATGGCAGGAATGTACACCGTTTACCACGGACCAGAAGGTTTAAAGTACATCGCCCAAAAAGTGCACAACACCGCGGTCACTCTTGCCAGCAATTTAGAGAAATTAGGATTTGAGCAAATAAACGAAACCTTTTTCGATACAATTGCAATTAAGACCGATGCTACCAAAATTAAATTCCTGGCCGAAGCGAAAGAGGTAAATTTCTATTATCCCGATAATGCAACTGTTTCTATTTCTATTAACGAAACAACAACCATAAAAGACCTTAACAAAATACTTTCAATTTTTTCCGAAGCGGTTAAAAAAGACTCTCAAAAAATAACTGAATTGGAGATAGGAAATAAAATCCCTGAAGAAGTTGCAAGAAAAACAGAATTTCTTCAACAGGACGTATTTAATTCCTATCACAGCGAAACTGATATGATGCGCTATATTAAAAAATTGGAGCGCAGAGATCTTTCCCTTACCCACTCAATGATTGCATTGGGTTCCTGTACAATGAAATTAAATGCTGCCGCAGAAATGCTGCCGTTAAGTGATCCAATGTGGGGGAATATGCATCCCTTCGTACCGGTTGAACAGGCCGAAGGCTATCAATTTGTATTGAAAAAACTAGAAAAACAACTTACCGAAATCACGGGATTCGCAGCTACTTCCCTACAGCCAAACAGTGGAGCACAAGGTGAATTTGCGGGTTTAATGGTAATCCGGGCCTATCACGAAAGCCGAGGGGACACCCATAGAAATATTTGCCTTATCCCATCTTCTGCCCACGGTACAAATCCTGCGAGCGCAGTAATGGCCGGTATGAAAGTAGTTGTAACCAAATCTACGGATGAGGGAAATATAGATGTTGAAGACCTTCGAGAGAAAGCGGTAAAATATAAGGACAATTTAGCCTGTCTAATGGTTACTTATCCATCTACACATGGAGTTTATGAATCGGCGATCCGTGAGATAACTGGCATCATCCACGAAAATGGTGGTCAAGTTTATATGGACGGCGCAAATATGAATGCTCAAGTAGGATTGACAAATCCCGGTGCTATTGGTGCGGACGTTTGTCACTTAAACCTGCATAAAACCTTTGCAATTCCTCACGGAGGTGGAGGGCCCGGTGTTGGACCTATTTGTGTCGCTAAGCAACTAGCCCCATTCCTACCTTCCAATCCTATAATCAAAACAGGAGGTGAGGAGGCAATTTCGGCAATTTCAGCGGCCCCATTTGGCAGCTCATTAGTTTGCTTAATCAGTTATGCATATATCTGCATGCTGGGTGTGAACGGCCTGAAAAAAGCTACCCAGTACGCTATTCTAAATGCCAATTACATAAAGGAAAGATTAAATGGCCATTACGAGGTTCTTTACGCTGGTGAGCGCGGCCGTGCTGCCCACGAAATGATAGTAGATTGCCGTCCATTTAAGGAAAAGGGAATTGAGGTTACCGATATTGCCAAGCGTTTGATCGACTATGGTTTCCACGCTCCAACCGTTTCTTTCCCTATTGCAGGAACGCTAATGATAGAACCCACAGAAAGCGAAAGCAAAGTATCTCTCGACCAGTTTTGCGATGCGATGATTTCTATTCGGCGTGAAATTGAATCTGTTGAGAAGGACAATCCGAACAATGTTTTGAAAAACTCACCACATACGCTACAATTGCTAACTGCAGATAACTGGGATTTCCCTTATACTCGAAAAGAAGCAGCATTCCCCATGGATTACTTGTCAGAAAACAAATTCTGGCCTTCCGTGCGAAGAATTGATGACGCGTTTGGTGATAGAAACTTGATCTGTACTTGTGATCCAATTGAAAGTTACATGGAAGCTTAA